From the genome of Verrucomicrobiota bacterium:
CGATTGGCGTGGTGAATGTGCAGGGACTGACGTTCATGCCTGATTTGCGGGATCCATTTGAAGCTGTGGAGGAAGAATGGCGCCGTCTGCGGGCCGACACGCGGGTGGTGATCGTGGATTTTCACGCGGAGGCCACTTCGGAGAAAGTGGCTTTGGGACGGTTTATGGACGGGAAGGTCAGCGCGGTCCTGGGCACGCACACGCATGTGCAGACGGCGGACGAACGGGTGTTTCCAGGCGGGACGGCGTTTCTATGTGACGCGGGGTTTACCGGGCCTCATGAGAGTGTCATTGGACGAGAAATCGAGCCGGTCATCCGCCGTTTTCGCACGCGCATGCCGCAACGCTTCGGCGTGGCAAGGGGAGACGTGCGGATGCAGGGGGTCATCCTCGAAGTCGATCCTGAATCGGGGCGATCCCGATCCATCGAGCGGTTCTCGATTCCTTTGGAAGAGGGCACCGCCTAGGTTTTAGTCCGGCAACCTTCGATTCCGAGTATGGCGGGACTTCAACAGACCGGTTGGGACTTCGATGCTCCGCCCCCTGAACGAGGATCTTCGTCACGGGCGGAGTCCTCCAATCGGACCTGGTCCGTGAGTGAATTGACGTCGCGCCTCAAGGGTTTGATCGAAACTCAATTTCGATCCGTCTCGGTCCGGGGTGAGATTTCCAACTTGCGCATCCAGAGTTCCGGGCACGCGTATTTTGGGTTGAAGGACGAGGGCGCGCAGCTTTCCTGTGTGATGTTCAAGTCGGCTGGGGCCGAGTCTCGCCGGTTGCTGGCGGATGGGTTGAGTGTGGTGGCGACGGGGGAGATGAGCGTCTATGAGCCGCGGGGCCAGTATCAACTGGTTGTTCGTCAAGTGGCCTTGGAGGGGCAGGGGGCGTTGCAACTGGCGTTCGAGCGCTTGAAGCAGAAGCTGCGCGAGGAGGGGTTGTTCGACCCTGGAAAAAAGAGGCCCATCCCCAGGCATCCCCAGCGTGCCGGGGTGGTGACTTCTCCCACGGGTGCGGCGCTGCGCGACGTGTGCCATGTGCTGGCGAGGCGCGACCCGGGTTTGCGGCTTTTGCTGGCACCCTGCCGGGTGCAAGGCTTGGACGCGGCGCGGGAGATTTGCGCCGCCCTTGAAGCGCTCAACCAGTGGAGCCGTGTTCAGCCCCCGGGCCAGAAGCTCGACGTCATTCTGATGACGCGTGGTGGCGGCAGCCTGGAAGATTTGTGGTGTTTCAACGAAGAATCGGTGGCGCGGGCCATCCGAGCTTCCGTCATTCCGGTCATTTCCGCGGTGGGCCACGAGATTGATTTTACCATTGCGGACTTCGCCGCGGATTTGCGCGCGGCGACTCCAAGCGCGGCGGCGGAGATCTTGAGTGAAGGTGCGATGCAGGCTCGCGACTTCGTGGAGGAAGTGGGACAGTCACTTTTCAGATCTGCGCGGCGCGGGTTCGATGCGGCCTGCGATGGCTTGGACGGAGCGCGGGGTCGATTGGCACGGGCGCATCCGCGGCGCCAGTGGGAGGATCGTGTGCAGCGGGTGGACGAGGTGGTGGATCGTTGGCAGAAGTCTTGGGTTGCGGCGCTGGCGTTGAAGAAGCAGGAGGCCCGGGCGTTGGGGGCGCGGGTGGCCTTGCGGCTCTTGAGGCCGCGTTTGGACGCGGCGAGGATGGGTGTCCAGCAGTGGCGCACCCGGTTGGAGAGTGCCGCGCGGCACGGGCTGAATCAGAAAAGCTCCGGCTGGGAATCGGCTCGGTCGCGATTGCGGGCCCTCTCACCTGACGCTGTCTTGGAGCGCGGTTATTCGATCACCCGCCGGGAGAGGGATGGTGTGATCGTGCGCCGGGCGGGGGATGTCGAGGATGGCGAGGTGTTGCTGACGAGGGTTTCTGCCGGGGAACTGCGCAGCCGGTTGATCTGACACGGAGAGAGCAGGGCGCTCCGTGGCAGCGAATCGGAATGCGGATCAAGGCTGCGTCAGTGTGCCATGGCCTGCGCGCGGCGCCGGCCTTCGGTCAAATAATCCAGGCAGTTTGCCAGGCGTTCCTTGAGTTCCTTGCGATGGATGATCGCGTCGATCAGCCCGTGGTCGCGCAGGAATTCGGCGGTTTGGAAGCCGGGAGGCAACTCCGCTTGGGTGGTATCTTTGATGACGCGCGGCCCTGCGAAACCGATCATGGCGCCGGGTTCGGCGAGGATCAGATCTCCGACGCTGGCAAAACTGGCCATGACACCGGCGGTGGTGGGGTGGGTGAGCACGCTGATGAAAGGGAGGTTTTGTTTGGCGTGGTAGGCCAAGGCTCCGCAGGTTTTGGCCATTTGCATCAGGCTGAACATGCCTTCGTACATGCGCGCGCCGCCGCTGGTGGCGATCAGGATGACGGGCAGATGCCGGTCCGTGCAGGTTTCCACCAAACGGGTGATTTTTTCTCCAACCACGGAACCCATGGATCCTCCCAGAAATCCGAAATCCATCACGCCGAGCCCTGTCCGATGGGAGCCGATTTGAGCCAAGCCCGTCAGCACGGCATCCTTGAGCCCGGTCGATTTCATGTAACTCCGCAGTTTGTCCGCGTAGGAAGCGGCACCGGTGAATTTCAGGATATCCACACTGGTCAGTTCCGAGTCCATTTCCTCGAACGAACAGAGTTCGACCAGGGCATGAATGCGTTCTCGCGCCGAAATCGGGAAGTGGTGTTCGCAGCGATTGCAGACTTTGAGGTTGGCGTCGAGTTCCTTGTCATGGAGCAAATGGGAGCACTTGGGGCATTTGGTCCAAAGACCTTCCGGGATCTCCCGTTTCCGCGATTTGCCCGCCCCGATTTTCCCCTTCTTTACAAAGCTTGTTTCGCCTTTCAGTTCGGGCGGGGTGACGGCAGGTTCCACCGTTTCAAGTCCGAGCGTGCGCTTCGTAAAGGTGCTGGTTCCCATGTGCGGTGGTCACTCTAGTCTTCAAATCCCCAGGCTGTCGATTCGCGATTCGAGCCGTCCTAAGTTGAGGGCGGCCTGGCCCACCAAGCCTCGAGCGAGGGTCCAAACCGCCACTTCCTCCGCCCCGGCCTTGAGGAGTGACCTTGCACAGGCATCGGTGGTCGCCCCCGTGGTCAACACATCATCCACCACCACGATTCGCGCGGCTCTAACCATTTCTAAGTTATTGACTGTAAATGCTTTGTTGACGTTTCGACGGCGGTCTTCGCGTCCCAAAGCGGTTTGGGTTGACGTATTTTGGACACGGCTGAGGCAGCGAACGTTCAGTGGAATTCCGGTGGCGGAGCTTAGTTCTCGGGACAAACACTCGGCCTGGTTGAATTCTCTTTCGCGACGCCGGACAGGGTGCAGTGGAACCGGCACGATCCAGGTCCAGCTACCTGATTGAAGTGAGGGGGCCGCTCTGGCGACGAAGAGGGAGGTCAAAAAGGGCTCGAAGTATTTATGGCCGTTGTATTTGTACCGATGAATGATCTGGGAAAAGGTGGGTGTCACGATGAGACAGGAACGAGCATGACTGAAGGCCAAATCCATGTCCTCGCAGTTGGCGCAGCGGAAGTTCGAATCCATACTCCCTGCGTAGGGGAGCGCGCATTTCTCACAGAAGGGCGGTTGGAGCCATTGCAAGCCATTTTGGCACGCGGCACAGACAAACCCGGATTCGCACGAGGCGCGTTTCAGTCGGCAGATTTGGCACCAAGGCGGGAAGACCAAGTCCAGTGCAGTCTTGAGCCAGAGATGTGAGTTGGAGGCCAGTTTCTGCAGTAAACCTGGATCAATGGACGGCGCTTCGCTTGGTGAGTGGCTCATGGGAGGTGCTCCTTCGCGCTATGAAGATATAAACCACGAGCAACACGGGCAAGGCAATCCAGCCGTCAATGAGGCGTTCGCTACCCCAGACGCGTGGGGAGGCGCTCGAGACTGGATCGGTAAGGAAACCGTACATTTTTAGCCAGAAGACCCAGCCGGCGTGGAGCGCTGCGGGTCCCCAAAGGGATCCAGACTTGAGGTGCCATCGACCCAGGATGAGGCCTGCCACGAGCAGGTTGAGGAATGCGGGAAACAAGGAAGGCAGATCGACGAAGCCGGCGGTCATTTGCGCGAGCACGGAGAATCCCGAATCCCATTTGATATCTCCCTCATGCTGAACTCGGCGGAAAAAATGGGTGATGGCATAGACGGAACTGCTGAACCAGAGTGCGGCTTTTGGACCCCAAGCTGGTCGTGTTCCCCCCAGCAGCATGCCCCTGAAAAGGGATTCTTCGATGAGGGCAACTGCCACGGCAGAAAGGGCGGCTTTTCCGACTGATTTCAGGGTTGAAGGCAAGGTCAGAGAGGTCTGGAGTTCGTGCGCACCGGCAAGCCAGGCGAGAATCCCCAGGGAGATCCAACCGACGAGAAATCCGTGGGCGAGTTCGCGTCCGGGAGCCGGTTGGGGGGTCCATCCCAAGCCGGTGATCCCGCGAAGATTTAAAAAACGGCCCAGCGGCCAGAGTCCTGCGATGGCGATCAATAACAGGCAGCGATTGACGTAGCGATGGAACGGCGCCGAAGCGAGACCTTGCCAGGCTGGGTGATGCTCAGCCAGGAATTGGACCAAGGCATGGAGCCAGGGGGCGAGGATCGCCGCTCCGAGGAACACTGCGGTGAAGTATCCGAGAAGCGCCAAACCGGTGCGTTTCATGCGTGGTCTCCACGCGAAACCGCGTTCTCTGAGAGTTTCCTGTGGGGCAGGAGACTGACAAGTGGGGTGGTTCCAAGCCGATGGACCCCTGACAAAACGGGAAAAATCCACCAAAAATTGGCTGGAGCGGCTGGGGGGGCGGGACGCGGGTCTGGATTCATGCAAGGTTCTGCGTTGCAAAAACCTTTGGCACGGGAACCGCTGCCATGATAGACGATTCGCCGCGCCGGGTGCGGTTCATTTGGGGAAACATGTTTGGATTGAGCAGACAGACAGCGGTCACGCAGGGGCCATTCGGCCCTTTCCAGCTCCATGAGTTGATCAATTCGGGGGGCATGGCGGAGATTTGGCTGGCGACGAACGCGAGGAACGAGCACCTCGCTCTGCGATTGATGCAGGAGACATCGGGTTTCGATTTTCTGAGCAAGAAGCGTTTTCTCAGGGGTTCGGAAGTGCTTTCGACCATGTCGCCGCACGATTCGGTGATTCGCTATTTGGGACATGGCAAAATCAACGGTATTCTCTATCAAGCCACGGAGTACGTTGAAGGCGCCAATTTGAAGCAATGCATGGCGCGCAATGACGAGAATCTTGCGGAGTTCGTCGGAAACATCATCCTTGATGCCGCCTCGGCTCTGGAGCACGTGCATGACTCAGGATACATGCACCTCGATTTCAAGCCTGAGAATATCATGGTGACGGCCAATGGAGGTTCCCGCCTGATTGACTTCGACCTGGCTCAGCCGATTCCGGACAAACCCAAGAAATTGACGGGGAACCCCGGCACTCCTGCTTACATGGCGCCCGAGCAACTGATGCGGCGTCCGATTGACCGGCGGACGGACATTTTTTCCTTCGGGGTGACGGCGTACGAGGTGCTGACCTTTCACAAGCCCTTTCCCGGTGAAACGCCAAAAGAGGTCCTGCTCAAGCAAATCGCGGATCGCCAGAATGGATTCGTTCCCCCGCGCGAGCTCAATCCGGCCATTCCGGCTGGAGTGGAGAAGGCCATTTTGAAATGCATCGAAGCGGATCCGGAACGGCGTTACCCCTACATGAGCGTGCTCGTGCGTGACCTCAAGTCCGCGCTTTACGTCTAGTGATCTGTTCAGGCCCCCGCACCTTGGACTGGGCATTCCGAGTCAGCGGTGGGCCCGCCGGAAGGAGCCATCAAGCGAATTTGGTGATGCCGGGCAGCGCGAGAGGCGGAGGGGTGAACTTCATGTTCCAATCGATGGGATCCGGCACCAAATGATCGTTCGATTGGAGGGCCTGTTCCCACGTGACTTCGAGGCCGGTGTAGGCGGCCATGCGACCCATGATGGACAGCAGGGTGCTGGTGCACATGCGGTCCCCATCGTTGATGGGATTTCCCGAACGAATCGAGGCGAAGAGTTCATCGTGCTCGGTTTGATACATGTTGTTGTTTTCGCCTTGGTAGCGCCACGCTTTGGGGCCCTGAATTTCAGGAGTGGAACGCACCCCAATGGTGCCGGTGCCCTGGGTGCCCAGCACATAATCGGCGTTCTGATTGTAGCACCCCGTTTGCTGCCGGCAGCCGAGGAACGCGCGCACTCCTTTGGCGTATTCGTAATTGATGTGGAAGTGGTCGTAAATGTTGCCCCCATGCGCGGGTATCTGTCGGCCCCCGACCGCCACGGCTTTGAGGGGCGGCACATCGCCCATCGCCCAGGCAATCTTGTCGATGCTATGCACCGCTTGCTCCACGAGCCCATCCCCGCAGAGCCAGACGAAATTGTACCAGTTGCGGATCTGCCACTCGATATCGGTCATGCCGGGACGCCTTCGATCCGCAGGCGGCATGGGCTTCACCGGTCCCGTATAATAAGTGCTGTAGAGCGCTCGAATCTCGCCGAGATCCCCTCCCAGCACGCGCTTGTAAAACTCCCGGCGCGCAAAATCGTAGCGCCAGCAGAATCCGGCGACGACCGCCAGTTTCTTCTTTTTGGCCACTTGCGCCGCCTCCATCACCATGCGGACGCCGGGTGAATCAGTTGCCATCGGTTTCTCACAAAAGACGTGCTTGTTGGCCTCAATCGCGGCCTTGAAATGAACCGGACGAAAACCCGGCGGCGTGGCCAGCAACACCACGTCGATCCCGCTCTCCAGCACTCGCTGGTAGCCGTCCAACCCGGTGAAACATCGCTCCGGGTCCACTTTGATTTTGTCCGGCGCTTCCCGGCGAAGGGCGGCGAGGCTGTTCTGCATTTGATCCTCAAACGTGTCCGCCATGGCGTGCAAGACCACGTTCTTGTCCGCCGCCAGAGCCTGGCTGGCGGCGCCCGTGCCACGTCCTCCGCAACCGATCAATCCGACTTTGAGCGTGTCGCTGCCGGCGGCATGCACGCCGCCGCCGAGGTGTAGATCTGCGGCAAGCACGCTTCCAAAAGTGAGGGTCGAAGCTCTCAGGAAGTCGCGCCGATTGGATGAAGCGGCAGGGGTTGCACTGACAGCATGTGTGGGTGTGGATGCGGATTCGTTCATACGTTGAGACGGTGTTGATTCTACTCTGCAGATTGCCTGCGGGTGGTGTGCTGCGTCAAGGCTTCGCGTCCTTCGAGACTTGGTCCTGACGGGAAGCACGAGGGGGTGGGGGTGGAGGCGCGTAGTCTTCCCCCAGCTTCATGCCTGCCGGCGGTCCGGGCGGCGGGGGGGGGTGTCCGGCGGCGATCAAAAGTTGATGCAGCGCTTGGACGGTATCCGGAGAGGGTTTGTAATTTCCCACCCGGTAACCTTCGGCAATTTTGACCGGGGTCCAGCCGTGCCGGTTGGTTTGGTGCCAGGAGGTTGCTTTGGCGCCGTGATCGGCGAGCAAACGGACGGCGAGCGGCAAATTCTTGTAAGCCGCTCCATGCATTGCGGTATCACCGTTCCGGTCTTGCGCGTTCACATCGGCCCCGAGCGCGAGCAGATACTTGAGCATCTCAAGAACTTCGGGTCCGGTGCCCGCTTCCTCGGTCGGCGCCATGGTGCCTAGGCCGGCGGCGGCCATAAGGGGTGTGCTCCCATCCGCGTTAGGAATCCCGGGGTTGGCACCCAACTCCACGAGGAGCTTGGCCATGGGCAGATCGGCGGTGGCGCAGGCGAGCAGGAATGGGGTGGCACCTTTTCGATGCAGCACAGCCTTTCCGCCCCGGCCCGAGCTGAGTTGGAGGTTCGGGTTGGCACCTCTGCGGACGATTTCCCGGATGAACTTCAAACTGCCCACCTGACCCGAACCGAGTGGAGGCGGATCGCCGTCCTCGCCATCGCCGCGGTTGGGTTTGCGCACCCACGTCAGAGCGTGCAGCGGTGAGAATCCCGAACGTTGATCGTTGGGATCAGCTCCGGCTTCCACCAACTGCAATGCGAGTTCGAAGTGCCCGCTTTCCACCGCTAGCAGGAGTGGGCTCATGCCTCGGCGGGGTCCCTTGGACACTTGCTTCCGTGGCTCAATCGTCGCTTGCACATCGGCTCCAAGACGGAGCAGAGCGGCGACGGCTTCCGAACGGCCATCGCGTGCCGCCAAATGGATGGGGCCGAACCCCGAGTCGAGCGTGATTTTCAGATGGGCCCCGTTTCGGACCAGGGCTTCGATGATGCTCGCGTGTCCTTCGGAAGCGGCCCAATGGAGGGCGGCCTGTCCTTTCGAGTCGGTGGCGTTGGGGTCTGATCCCTTCGACAAGAGGATTTGGACGGCTTCGAGATTGCCGGAGCGGGCCGCGATGGCGAGCGGCCGTTCTCCTCCTGGGGAGGTTTGCGCGGGATCCGCCCCGGCGTTGACCAGCAGGCGCGCGACGTGACCGTGGGGTGAGGCGCAGGCCAGCGCCAGGGGGGTGATGCCGAATCGATTCGTGGCATCGGGCTTGGCTCCGGCGCGGAGCAGCCAACGCGTCGAGTCGGGGTGGCCGTGAAAGGCAGCCCAGTGCAGGGCGGATGCGCCGTCTGCTTGAGCCGCGTTCGGATCGGCTCGTCGAACCAGTTGACGTTTGACTTCGGAGAAGTCCTGTCGCTCGGCTGCGTCGGCCACCGTGGAATCGGATGGCGACGGGGTTGGATTTCCGGCGTACGCGGACCAGAGCACCGCGAAGAGGCCGAAAACGGAAGCGCGTGCGCGCATGCAGGTCAGAGGGAAACCGATCCGCCGAGCTCGTCGATCTTGCCGCTGCTGTCCGCAAACTGGTCGAGTCTGACGCCGGCTTGATCGAGGAGGGTGAGGTGCAGATTAGCCAGAGGGGTGGTTTTTTCAAAACGAATGTGGCGTCCGCCACGAACTCCCGCGGTGGCTCCGCCCGCCAGGATGACGGGCAGATGGGTGTGGTCATGGACGTTGGGATTTCCCATGCCGCTTCCGTAGAGATAAAGAGAATGGTCGAGCATTGAACCGCCGCCTTCGGGGGTGTCCTTCAATTTCAGAACGAATTCGGCGAAGAGCGAAACGTGGAACTGATTGATCTTGGCCATGCGAGCGATCTTGTCCGGATCGTTGCCATGGTGGGTGAGCGGGTGATGAGCGTCGGGCACGCCCACTTCGGGGTAGGTGCGATTGCTGGTTTCGCGAGCGAGTTGGAACGTGATGACGCGCGTGATGTCTCCAAGGAGGGCGATGCGCTGCAGCTCGAACATGACTCGTGCGTGTTCGGCATAGGAAGGTGGGACCCCGGCGGGCCGGTCCATGTCCGGCAGCGCCCCTTCCTGGGAGGCGGTTTCGGCGAGTTGGATGCGTCTTTCAACTTCGCGGATCGTATCGAGGTAATTCTCGACGCGTGCTCGGTCGGCGGGCCCGAGTTCGCGATTGAGGCGGGCGAGGTCCTGTCGGAATCCATCGAGCAGACTGGCTTTGCGCCGGAGAGCGGCGCGTCGTTCGGCCTTGGATCCGCCGCCGCCGAACAATGTTTCAAAGACCAGGCGCGGGTGGGCTTCGGCGGGGAGGGGTGTGGTGGGAGAGGACCAGGAAAGGTTGTTTTGATAGACGCAGGCGTAGCCGTTGTCGCATTGGCCGGTGGTTTGGAGGAGGTCCATGGCGATTTCGAGCGACGGCAGTTGCGTCGTTTTCCCGATCTGGCGGGCGGCGATTTGATCCACCGTGGTGCCGAGATAGTAATCGGAACTCTCCGTGAGTTTGGCGCGGGCGGCGCTGAGGAAGGCGGAATTGGAGGTGGCGTGCGTGCCAGGATAGGCGTTCTTGAGTTCGAATCCGGAGAATACGTTGACGTGGTTCCGGATCGGTTCGAGCGGGGAGAGAATGGGGGAGAGCTGATCGAGAGAATGCTCGCTCCGAGGAGTCCAGCGTGTGAGATCACAGCCCATGGGCATATAGACGAACCCCAGGCGGCGCACGGGTTGGGCGGCGGTCTTAGAGAGTGCGGTGGCGGCGGGAACCATGGCGTCGAGGAGGGGAAGGGCCAGTGTCGCGCCCATGCCGCGCAGGAAAGCACGGCGAGGAAGGTGTTTGCGGGTCAAGATCATGGTTTGGACCTCATGTTAAACGGTGTGCTCTGAACAACGCCGAGAATCAAGTCTGAAACGCGGTAGCCGGACTTGGCCGCCTCGCGCACAATTTTCCTCACGGCCGGGCTGTCGGAAGGTTCCACACCACGTCCGAGCGCAAACGTCAGGAGTTTTTCGGTGAGGGTGGCGGCAAAGATGTCCGGACGCATTTGCAACCGCTGTTCGAGTCCGGCGACTCCTGCAATGACACTGCCATCGGGGAGCCCGCCGCTCACGTCGATGGGCTGGCCGTCCTCGGTGGTGCGCCATCGGCCGACGGCATCGAATTGGCCGAGGGCAAATCCCGGTGGGTCCATGAGGTTGTGGCAGCCGGAGCAAGCGGGATTGGCGCGGTGTTGAGCGAGGCGTTCGCGCATGGGGAGGCTCTCGAGGGTAGTCTTTTCGTCCAGGGAAGGAACGTTCTCCGGCGGTGGCGGCGCGGGGGTTCCCAGAATGTTTTCGAGCACCCACTGTCCTCGCAGGACGGGGGAGGTGCGAGTGGCGTAGGAGGTGACGGTCAGGACGCTGCCGTGGCGGAGCAGACCGCCTCGCTGGCGGTCGGGTCCGAGTTGAACCCGGCGGAAATGGCTGCCTTGGACGTGAGCGATGCCGTAGTGGCGAGCGAGGCGCTCGTTGAGGTAGGTGTAATCGGCGGTGAGAAGGTCGATGGCGCCGCGGTTCTCTCGAAGCACCGATTCGAAAAAGAGCCGGGTTTCCGTTTTCAACGCCTGGCGAAGATTGTCGTCGAAATCGGGAAAGAGGCGTTGATCGGGCGACACTGAATCGAGGTTGGGAAGTTGGAGCCATTGGCCGGCGAAGTTTGCGGAAAGCCGGGAAACTTTCGCATCGGCGAGCATGCGCCGCACCTGCTGGCGCAGGATGGCAGGTTGTTGAAGTTGATTGTTTCGGGCGAGTTCGAGCAGCGTATCGTCCGGTAGGCTGCTCCAAAGAAAAAAGGACAACCGGCTGGCGAGTTCGAGGGAAGTGATGCGGTAGGGCTGGCCGGAG
Proteins encoded in this window:
- a CDS encoding serine/threonine protein kinase gives rise to the protein MIDDSPRRVRFIWGNMFGLSRQTAVTQGPFGPFQLHELINSGGMAEIWLATNARNEHLALRLMQETSGFDFLSKKRFLRGSEVLSTMSPHDSVIRYLGHGKINGILYQATEYVEGANLKQCMARNDENLAEFVGNIILDAASALEHVHDSGYMHLDFKPENIMVTANGGSRLIDFDLAQPIPDKPKKLTGNPGTPAYMAPEQLMRRPIDRRTDIFSFGVTAYEVLTFHKPFPGETPKEVLLKQIADRQNGFVPPRELNPAIPAGVEKAILKCIEADPERRYPYMSVLVRDLKSALYV
- a CDS encoding Gfo/Idh/MocA family oxidoreductase, producing MNESASTPTHAVSATPAASSNRRDFLRASTLTFGSVLAADLHLGGGVHAAGSDTLKVGLIGCGGRGTGAASQALAADKNVVLHAMADTFEDQMQNSLAALRREAPDKIKVDPERCFTGLDGYQRVLESGIDVVLLATPPGFRPVHFKAAIEANKHVFCEKPMATDSPGVRMVMEAAQVAKKKKLAVVAGFCWRYDFARREFYKRVLGGDLGEIRALYSTYYTGPVKPMPPADRRRPGMTDIEWQIRNWYNFVWLCGDGLVEQAVHSIDKIAWAMGDVPPLKAVAVGGRQIPAHGGNIYDHFHINYEYAKGVRAFLGCRQQTGCYNQNADYVLGTQGTGTIGVRSTPEIQGPKAWRYQGENNNMYQTEHDELFASIRSGNPINDGDRMCTSTLLSIMGRMAAYTGLEVTWEQALQSNDHLVPDPIDWNMKFTPPPLALPGITKFA
- a CDS encoding acetyl-CoA carboxylase carboxyltransferase subunit beta, with the protein product MGTSTFTKRTLGLETVEPAVTPPELKGETSFVKKGKIGAGKSRKREIPEGLWTKCPKCSHLLHDKELDANLKVCNRCEHHFPISARERIHALVELCSFEEMDSELTSVDILKFTGAASYADKLRSYMKSTGLKDAVLTGLAQIGSHRTGLGVMDFGFLGGSMGSVVGEKITRLVETCTDRHLPVILIATSGGARMYEGMFSLMQMAKTCGALAYHAKQNLPFISVLTHPTTAGVMASFASVGDLILAEPGAMIGFAGPRVIKDTTQAELPPGFQTAEFLRDHGLIDAIIHRKELKERLANCLDYLTEGRRRAQAMAH
- the xseA gene encoding exodeoxyribonuclease VII large subunit — encoded protein: MAGLQQTGWDFDAPPPERGSSSRAESSNRTWSVSELTSRLKGLIETQFRSVSVRGEISNLRIQSSGHAYFGLKDEGAQLSCVMFKSAGAESRRLLADGLSVVATGEMSVYEPRGQYQLVVRQVALEGQGALQLAFERLKQKLREEGLFDPGKKRPIPRHPQRAGVVTSPTGAALRDVCHVLARRDPGLRLLLAPCRVQGLDAAREICAALEALNQWSRVQPPGQKLDVILMTRGGGSLEDLWCFNEESVARAIRASVIPVISAVGHEIDFTIADFAADLRAATPSAAAEILSEGAMQARDFVEEVGQSLFRSARRGFDAACDGLDGARGRLARAHPRRQWEDRVQRVDEVVDRWQKSWVAALALKKQEARALGARVALRLLRPRLDAARMGVQQWRTRLESAARHGLNQKSSGWESARSRLRALSPDAVLERGYSITRRERDGVIVRRAGDVEDGEVLLTRVSAGELRSRLI
- a CDS encoding CPBP family intramembrane metalloprotease codes for the protein MKRTGLALLGYFTAVFLGAAILAPWLHALVQFLAEHHPAWQGLASAPFHRYVNRCLLLIAIAGLWPLGRFLNLRGITGLGWTPQPAPGRELAHGFLVGWISLGILAWLAGAHELQTSLTLPSTLKSVGKAALSAVAVALIEESLFRGMLLGGTRPAWGPKAALWFSSSVYAITHFFRRVQHEGDIKWDSGFSVLAQMTAGFVDLPSLFPAFLNLLVAGLILGRWHLKSGSLWGPAALHAGWVFWLKMYGFLTDPVSSASPRVWGSERLIDGWIALPVLLVVYIFIARRSTSHEPLTKRSAVH
- a CDS encoding TIGR00282 family metallophosphoesterase, with the translated sequence MKIAFVGDIVGEPGRRAVQRLLPRLRQAHGIVCVVANGENAAGGSGITQETAAEIFSGGVDVITTGDHVWDQKETAHFIQQESRLLRPCNYPAGTPGNGSFIHRMEDGSAIGVVNVQGLTFMPDLRDPFEAVEEEWRRLRADTRVVIVDFHAEATSEKVALGRFMDGKVSAVLGTHTHVQTADERVFPGGTAFLCDAGFTGPHESVIGREIEPVIRRFRTRMPQRFGVARGDVRMQGVILEVDPESGRSRSIERFSIPLEEGTA
- a CDS encoding DUF1552 domain-containing protein → MILTRKHLPRRAFLRGMGATLALPLLDAMVPAATALSKTAAQPVRRLGFVYMPMGCDLTRWTPRSEHSLDQLSPILSPLEPIRNHVNVFSGFELKNAYPGTHATSNSAFLSAARAKLTESSDYYLGTTVDQIAARQIGKTTQLPSLEIAMDLLQTTGQCDNGYACVYQNNLSWSSPTTPLPAEAHPRLVFETLFGGGGSKAERRAALRRKASLLDGFRQDLARLNRELGPADRARVENYLDTIREVERRIQLAETASQEGALPDMDRPAGVPPSYAEHARVMFELQRIALLGDITRVITFQLARETSNRTYPEVGVPDAHHPLTHHGNDPDKIARMAKINQFHVSLFAEFVLKLKDTPEGGGSMLDHSLYLYGSGMGNPNVHDHTHLPVILAGGATAGVRGGRHIRFEKTTPLANLHLTLLDQAGVRLDQFADSSGKIDELGGSVSL
- a CDS encoding ComF family protein, whose product is MSHSPSEAPSIDPGLLQKLASNSHLWLKTALDLVFPPWCQICRLKRASCESGFVCAACQNGLQWLQPPFCEKCALPYAGSMDSNFRCANCEDMDLAFSHARSCLIVTPTFSQIIHRYKYNGHKYFEPFLTSLFVARAAPSLQSGSWTWIVPVPLHPVRRREREFNQAECLSRELSSATGIPLNVRCLSRVQNTSTQTALGREDRRRNVNKAFTVNNLEMVRAARIVVVDDVLTTGATTDACARSLLKAGAEEVAVWTLARGLVGQAALNLGRLESRIDSLGI